In [Leptolyngbya] sp. PCC 7376, a genomic segment contains:
- a CDS encoding Tic20 family protein produces MSDAIGKIELLQFRKSKISNFMPTTTTEPTDRLFGTLPYLLPIVYALPLGIPFLSKFPLLGIIYVPLQPLLAIYSFPFAGLIIFFILYSAVVRNSKISHFIRFNTLQAILIDIALVLLGIVIRLFGVGGGGILIETLSNVAFLGTLAACFYAMFQSVMGKYAELPTISQAAYAQLPY; encoded by the coding sequence ATGAGCGATGCCATAGGTAAAATAGAATTACTGCAATTTAGAAAAAGCAAAATAAGCAATTTTATGCCCACCACCACCACTGAGCCCACTGATCGTCTGTTTGGCACTTTGCCTTACCTTTTGCCTATCGTATATGCGCTTCCCCTTGGGATTCCTTTTCTCTCGAAATTTCCTCTTCTCGGCATCATCTATGTGCCCCTACAGCCCTTGCTCGCGATTTACTCTTTTCCTTTCGCGGGACTAATTATTTTCTTTATCCTTTACAGCGCTGTGGTTCGCAATTCTAAGATTAGTCACTTTATTCGTTTTAATACGCTGCAAGCGATTTTGATTGATATTGCTTTAGTGTTGTTGGGCATTGTCATTCGACTCTTTGGTGTTGGCGGCGGTGGCATTCTCATCGAAACGCTTTCTAATGTGGCGTTTCTTGGGACATTGGCTGCTTGTTTCTATGCAATGTTCCAGTCAGTGATGGGTAAGTATGCGGAACTACCAACTATTTCTCAGGCTGCT
- a CDS encoding fatty acid desaturase yields MQISVASPESRESARQDLPFTLKDVKDAIPEYCFQPSVFRSLAYFFLDLGIIAGLYAIAVYIDSWFFYPIFWFAQGTMFWALFVVGHDCGHGSFSRSKLLNNIIGHLSHTPILVPFHGWRISHRTHHSNTGNIDTDESWYPVTESKYDEMSTLEKFVRFYAPLIAYPVYLFKRSPSRDGGSHFAPSSPLFKASEKNDIITSTAAILTMVAFLGWFTFQFGAIAFFKFYFVPYAIFVMWLDLVTYLHHTEDDIPWYRGDNWYYLKGALSTIDRDYGIFNDIHHNIGTHVVHHIFHTIPHYHLKDATEAVKPLLGDYYRISHEPIWKSFFKSQKACHYVEDTGVEVYYKPEK; encoded by the coding sequence ATGCAAATATCAGTTGCTTCGCCGGAGAGTCGTGAATCTGCTAGACAAGATTTACCATTCACGCTCAAGGACGTTAAAGACGCGATTCCAGAATATTGTTTTCAACCATCGGTTTTTCGCTCCCTCGCTTATTTTTTCCTCGACCTCGGAATTATTGCCGGGCTTTATGCGATCGCCGTATATATAGACTCTTGGTTTTTCTATCCCATCTTTTGGTTCGCTCAGGGCACAATGTTCTGGGCTTTATTTGTGGTTGGTCATGATTGTGGTCATGGCTCTTTTTCTCGCTCGAAGCTTCTCAACAACATCATTGGTCACCTCAGCCACACGCCGATTTTAGTGCCGTTCCATGGCTGGCGCATTTCCCATCGGACTCACCACTCCAACACAGGTAACATCGACACAGATGAAAGTTGGTATCCCGTCACTGAGTCTAAATACGATGAAATGAGTACCCTCGAAAAGTTTGTGCGTTTCTACGCACCACTCATTGCATATCCTGTATATCTCTTTAAGCGCTCTCCTAGCCGTGACGGTGGTTCTCACTTTGCCCCCAGCAGCCCTCTTTTCAAGGCTTCCGAGAAAAACGACATTATCACGAGTACTGCAGCGATTTTAACGATGGTTGCCTTCCTCGGCTGGTTTACGTTCCAGTTTGGGGCGATCGCCTTCTTTAAGTTCTACTTTGTGCCTTATGCGATTTTCGTAATGTGGCTCGACCTTGTGACTTATCTCCACCACACCGAAGATGATATTCCTTGGTACCGTGGCGATAACTGGTATTACCTCAAAGGTGCTCTCTCCACAATCGACCGTGACTACGGCATTTTTAATGACATCCACCACAATATTGGAACTCATGTCGTTCACCATATTTTCCACACCATCCCCCACTACCACCTCAAGGATGCAACGGAAGCAGTGAAGCCCCTCCTCGGCGATTACTACCGCATTAGTCACGAGCCCATCTGGAAGAGCTTCTTTAAGTCCCAGAAAGCTTGCCACTACGTTGAAGATACTGGCGTAGAAGTGTATTACAAGCCTGAGAAATAA